Proteins from a single region of Kogia breviceps isolate mKogBre1 chromosome 5, mKogBre1 haplotype 1, whole genome shotgun sequence:
- the LOC131757621 gene encoding proline-rich protein 23C-like, with amino-acid sequence MGSRPRRPSASPADRWGPDPGGQGPAKRRRTEEPAGRESKSRAAPSLDNLTWPPTADTLTFVVVLPAGCALHVPLDDVDLLLEVAPTSVRQVSLGDRVLMLVPEALMGSGVEGPWGQGLGRAAFLSAPGEYMALEPGFLCAAVPEIACQEEVNEEDADADADFLPAGTDAAAVSLAGLRPSAGCMSGFDLLGLVSEPSPRAPNTSAERRCPHHDDNLDLHLPEPFPDSPLQPLPPSPSPGPHQRPQRPHSPPRKTRKCLFPESTASHNSWPTQRGPGESLLILALCPLHTP; translated from the coding sequence ATGGGCAGCCGGCCCCGCAGGCCCAGCGCCTCCCCTGCGGACCGGTGGGGACCGGATCCTGGAGGACAGGGCCCTGCCAAGCGCCGGCGAACAGAGGAGCCCGCGGGCCGCGAGTCCAAGTCCAGGGCGGCGCCCAGCCTGGACAACCTGACCTGGCCCCCGACCGCGGACACGCTCACCTTCGTGGTGGTCCTGCCCGCCGGCTGTGCCCTGCACGTGCCCCTGGACGACGTCGACCTGCTGCTGGAAGTGGCGCCAACGTCCGTGAGGCAAGTGTCTCTCGGAGATCGCGTCCTCATGCTGGTCCCCGAGGCCCTCATGGGCTCGGGCGTGGAAGGCCCGTGGGGACAGGGCCTGGGACGGGCCGCTTTCCTGAGCGCTCCCGGGGAGTACATGGCCCTGGAGCCGGGATTCTTGTGCGCAGCTGTCCCAGAGATCGCCTGCCAAGAAGAGGTCAACGAGGAGGACGCGGATGCTGACGCCGACTTCCTGCCGGCTGGGACGGATGCTGCTGCAGTCTCACTCGCTGGGCTCCGCCCCTCGGCTGGATGTATGTCTGGCTTCGACCTGTTGGGCCTAGTCTCAGAGCCGTCCCCGCGGGCCCCCAACACTAGTGCAGAGAGACGCTGTCCTCACCACGacgacaacctggacttgcaccTTCCGGAGCCCTTCCCCGACTCACCACTccaacctctccctccctctccaagtCCAGGTCCTCACCAGCGTCCCCAACGCCCTCATAGTCCTCCACGCAAGACCCGGAAATGCCTGTTCCCTGAATCAACCGCCTCCCACAATTCCTGGCCAACTCAACGGGGACCAGGAGAGAGTCTTCTGATATTGGCTCTGTGTCCCTTGCACACACCGTAA